The following are encoded together in the Chlorocebus sabaeus isolate Y175 chromosome 20, mChlSab1.0.hap1, whole genome shotgun sequence genome:
- the ADGRB2 gene encoding adhesion G protein-coupled receptor B2 isoform X3 codes for MTPACPLLLSVILSLRLAAAFDPAPSACSALASGVLYGAFSLQDLFPTIASGCSWTLENPDPTKYSLYLRFNRQEQVCAHFAPRLLPLDHYLVNFTCLRPSPEEAVAQAESEVGRPEEEEAEAAAGLELCSGSGPFTFLHFDKNFVQLCLSAEPSEAPRLLAPAALAFRFVEVLLINNNNSSQFTCGVLCRWSEECGRAAGRACGFAQPGCSCPGEAGAGSATTTSPGPPAAHTLSNALVPGGPAPPAEADLHSGSSNDLFTTEMRYGEEPEEEPKVKTQWPRSADEPGLYMAQTGDPAAEEWSPWSVCSLTCGQGLQVRTRSCVSSPYGTLCSGPLRETRPCNNSATCPVHGVWEEWGSWSLCSRSCGRGSRSRMRTCVPPQHGGKACEGPELQTKLCSMAACPVEGQWLEWGPWGPCSTSCANGTQQRSRKCSVAGPAWATCTGALTDTRECSNLECPATDSKWGPWNAWSLCSKTCDTGWQRRFRMCQATGTQGYPCEGTGEEVKPCSEKRCPAFHEMCRDEYVMLMTWKKAAAGEIIYNKCPPNASGSASRRCLLSAQGVAYWGLPSFARCISHEYRYLYLSLREHLAKGQRMLAGEGMSQVVRSLQELLARRTYYSGDLLFSVDILRNVTDTFKRATYVPSADDVQRFFQVVSFMVDAENKEKWDDAQQVSPGSVHLLRVVEDFIHLVGDALKAFQSSLIVTDNLVISIQREPVSAVSSDITFPMRGRRGMKDWVRHSEDRLFLPKEVLSLSSPGKPATSGAAGSPGRGRGPGTVPPGPGHSHQRLLPADPDESSYFVIGAVLYRTLGLILPPPRPPLAVTSRVMTVTVRPPTQPPAEPLITVELSYIINGTTDPHCASWDYSRADASSGDWDTENCQTLETQAAHTRCQCQHLSTFAVLAQPPKDLTLELAGSPSVPLVIGCAVSCMALLTLLAIYAAFWRFIKSERSIILLNFCLSILASNILILVGQSRVLSKGVCTMTAAFLHFFFLSSFCWVLTEAWQSYLAVIGRMRTRLVRKRFLCLGWGLPALVVAVSVGFTRTKGYGTSSYCWLSLEGGLLYAFVGPAAVIVLVNMLIGIIVFNKLMARDGISDKSKKQRAGSERCPWASLLLPCSACGAVPSPLLSSASARNAMASLWSSCVVLPLLALTWMSAVLAMTDRRSVLFQALFAVFNSAQGFVITAVHCFLRREVQDVVKCQMGVCRADESEDSPDSCKNGQLQILSDFEKDVDLACQTVLFKEVNTCNPSTITGTLSRLSLDEDEEPKSCLVGPEGSLSFSPLPGNILVPMAASPGLGEPPPPQEANPVYMCGEGGLRQLDLTWLRPTEPGSEGDYMVLPRRTLSLQPGGGGGGGEDAPRARPEGTPRRAAKTVAHTEGYPSFLSVDHSGLGLGPAYGSLQNPYGMTFQPPPPTPSARQVPEPGERSRTMPRTVPGSTMKMGSLERKKLRYSDLDFEKVMHTRKRHSELYHELNQKFHTFDRYRSQSTAKDKPSPGERPSLSQHRRHQSWSTFKSMTLGSLPPKPRERLTLHRTAAWEPTEPPDGDFQTEV; via the exons ATGACCCCAGCCTGTCCCCTCTTACTGTCTGTGATTCTGTCCCTGCGCCTGGCCGCCGCCTTCGACCCCGCCCCCAGTGCCTGCTCTGCCCTGGCCTCGGGTGTGCTCTACGGGGCCTTCTCGCTGCAGGACCTCTTTCCTACCATCGCCTCGGGCTGCTCCTGGACCCTGGAGAACCCTGACCCCACCAAGTACTCCCTCTACCTGCGCTTCAACCGCCAGGAGCAGGTGTGCGCACACTTTGCCCCCCGCCTGCTGCCCCTGGACCACTACCTGGTCAACTTTACCTGCCTGCGGCCTAGCCCCGAGGAGGCAGTGGCCCAGGCGGAGTCAGAGGTGGGGCggccagaggaggaggaggcggaggcggcAGCGGGGTTGGAGCTGTGCAGCGGCTCGGGCCCCTTCACGTTCCTGCACTTCGACAAGAACTTTGTGCAGCTGTGCCTGTCGGCTGAGCCCTCCGAGGCCCCGCGCCTGCTGGCGCCTGCTGCCCTAGCCTTCCGCTTTGTCGAGGTCTTgctcatcaacaacaacaactccAGCCAGTTCACCTGTGGTGTGCTCTGCCGCTGGAGTGAGGAGTGTGGCCGCGCTGCCGGCAGGGCCTGCGGCTTTGCTCAGCCAGGCTGCAGCTGCCCTGGAGAGGCGGGGGCCGGTTCCGCCACCACCACATCTCCAGGCCCTCCTGCTGCCCACACCCTGTCCAATGCCCTGGTGCCCGGGGGCCCAGCCCCACCTGCTGAGGCCGATTTGCACTCGGGGAGCAGCAATGATCTATTCACAACCGAGATGAGATATG GTGAGGAGCCGGAAGAGGAACCGAAAGTGAAAACCCAGTGGCCGAGGTCTGCAGATGAGCCTGGGCTATACATGGCGCAGACAG GCGACCCGGCGGCTGAGGAGTGGTCCCCGTGGAGCGTGTGTTCCCTGACGTGTGGGCAGGGTCTGCAGGTGCGGACCCGCTCCTGCGTGTCCTCCCCCTATGGGACCCTGTGCAGCGGGCCCCTGCGGGAGACCCGGCCCTGCAACAATTCAGCCACCTGCCCAG TGCACGGCGTGTGGGAGGAGTGGGGGTCCTGGAGCCTGTGCTCCCGCAGCTGCGGGCGGGGGTCCCGGAGCCGGATGCGGACCTGCGTGCCCCCCCAGCACGGCGGCAAGGCCTGCGAGGGTCCTGAGCTGCAGACTAAGCTCTGCAGTATGGCTGCCTGCCCGG TGGAAGGCCAGTGGCTAGAATGGGGTCCCTGGGGCCCATGCTCCACGTCCTGTGCCAATGGGACCCAGCAGCGCAGCCGGAAGTGCAGTGTGGCgggcccagcctgggccacatgcacGGGTGCCCTCACTGACACCCGGGAGTGCAGCAACCTCGAGTGCCCGG CCACTGATAGCAAGTGGGGGCCATGGAATGCATGGAGCCTGTGCTCTAAGACGTGTGACACAGGCTGGCAGCGCCGCTTCCGCATGTGCCAGGCCACGGGCACGCAGGGCTACCCCTGCGAGGGCACCGGAGAGGAGGTGAAGCCTTGTAGTGAGAAGAGGTGTCCAG CCTTCCACGAGATGTGCAGGGATGAGTACGTGATGCTGATGACGTGGAAGAAGGCAGCTGCTGGTGAGATCATCTACAACAAGTGCCCCCCGAACGCCTCAG GGTCTGCCAGCCGCCGCTGTCTCCTCAGTGCCCAAGGCGTGGCGTACTGGGGGCTGCCCAGCTTTGCTCGCTGCATCTCCCATGAGTACCGCTACCTGTATCTGTCA CTTAGGGAGCACCTGGCCAAGGGGCAGCGCATGCTGGCGGGCGAGGGCATGTCACAGGTGGTGCGCAGCCTGCAGGAGCTACTGGCCCGGCGCACCTACTATAGTGGGGACCTGCTCTTCTCTGTGGACATTCTGAGGAATGTCACTGACACCTTTAAGAGGGCCACCTACGTGCCCTCAGCTGATGATGTGCAG CGCTTCTTCCAGGTGGTGAGCTTCATGGTGGATGCGGAAAACAAGGAGAAGTGGGACGATGCTCAGCAG GTGTCGCCTGGCTCTGTGCACCTGCTCCGTGTCGTGGAGGACTTCATTCACCTGGTGGGCGATGCTCTCAAGGCCTTCCAGAGCTCTCTGATTGTCACGGACAATCTAG TGATCAGCATTCAGCGAGAGCCCGTCTCAGCTGTGTCCAGCGACATCACGTTCCCCATGCGGGGCCGCCGGGGCATGAAGGACTGGGTGCGGCACTCAGAGGACCGCCTCTTCCTGCCCAAGGAGGTGCTCAGCCTCTCCTCCCCAGGGAAACCAGCCACATCGGGGGCAGCAGGCAgccctggcagggggaggggcccAGGAACGGTGCCCCCTGGCCCGGGCCACTCCCACCAGCGCCTCCTCCCAGCAGACCCCGATGAGTCCTCCTACTTTGTGATTGGTGCTGTGCTCTACCGCACCCTTGGCCTCATCCTGCCGCCCCCCAG GCCCCCACTGGCCGTCACATCGCGGGTGATGACAGTGACTGTGCGCCCCCCTACCCAGCCTCCAGCCGAGCCCCTCATCACTGTGGAGCTCTCCTACATCATCAAT GGCACCACGGATCCCCATTGCGCCAGCTGGGACTACTCCAGAGC AGATGCCAGCTCAGGAGACTGGGACACTGAAAATTGCCAGACCCTGGAGACCCAGGCAGCTCACACCCGCTGCCAGTGCCAGCACCTGTCCACCTTTGCTGTGCTGGCCCAGCCGCCCAAGGACCTG ACCCTGGAGCTGGCGGGCTCCCCCTCGGTCCCCCTGGTGATCGGCTGTGCGGTGTCATGCATGGCACTGCTCACCCTGCTCGCCATCTATGCCGCCTTTTGGAG GTTCATAAAATCTGAGCGCTCCATCATCTTGCTGAACTTTTGCCTCTCCATCTTGGCATCCAACATCCTGATCCTCGTGGGCCAGTCCCGGGTGCTGAGCAAG GGCGTGTGCACCATGACGGCTGCCTTCCTgcacttcttctttctctcctccttttgCTGGGTGCTTACCGAGGCCTGGCAGTCCTACCTGGCTGTCATTGGGCGGATGCGCACCCGCCTCGTTCGCAAGCGCTTCCTCTGCCTGGGCTGGG GTCTGCCTGCCCTGGTGGTGGCCGTGTCTGTTGGCTTTACCCGAACCAAAGGATACGGTACATCCAGCTA CTGCTGGCTCTCCCTGGAGGGCGGCCTGCTCTACGCCTTTGTGGGCCCTGCAGCCGTCATTGTCCTG GTGAACATGCTCATCGGAATCATCGTCTTCAACAAGCTCATGGCACGTGATGGCATCTCCGACAAATCCAAGAAGCAGAGGGCCGG GTCGGAGCGGTGCCCCTGGGCCAGCCTGCTCCTCCCCTGCTCAGCGTGTGGAGCGGTCCCCAGCCCCCTGCTCAGCTCAGCCTCGGCCAGGAACGCCAT GGCCTCACTTTGGAGCTCCTGCGTGGTGCTGCCCCTGCTGGCGCTCACCTGGATGTCTGCCGTCCTGGCTATGACAGACCGTCGTTCCGTCCTCTTCCAGGCCCTCTTTGCTGTCTTCAACTCTGCGCAGGGCTTTGTCATCACTGCTGTGCACTGCTTCCTGCGCCGAGAG GTCCAGGATGTGGTGAAGTGCCAGATGGGGGTGTGCCGGGCTGATGAGAGCGAAGACTCCCCTGACTCATGTAAGAACGGGCAGCTGCAGATCCTG TCAGACTTTGAAAAGGATGTGGATCTGGCTTGTCAAACAG TTCTGTTCAAGGAGGTCAACACTTGCAACCCGTCCACCATCACGGGCACACTGTCCCGCCTGTCCCTGGATGAGGATGAGGAGCCCAAGTCCTGCCTCGTGGGCCCTGAGGGCAGCCTCAGCTTCTCACCACTGCCTGGGAATATCCTGGTGCCCATGGCAGCCTCACCAGGGCTGGGGGAGCCGCCGCCCCCGCAGGAGGCCAACcctgtgtacatgtgtggggAGGGCGGCCTGCGGCAGCTGGACCTCACATGGCTGCGGCCCACTGAGCCGGGCTCTGAGGGCGACTACATGGTGCTGCCTCGGCGGACTTTGAGCCTGCAGCCTGGCGGTGGGGGTGGAGGCGGTGAGGATGCCCCCAGGGCTCGGCCGGAGGGGACCCCCCGGCGGGCTGCCAAGACAGTGGCCCACACTGAAGGCTACCCCAGCTTCCTGTCCGTGGACCACTCGGGCCTGGGGCTGGGCCCTGCCTATGGGTCTCTCCAGAATCCCTATGGAATGACCTTCCAACCGCCACCACCGACACCCAGCGCCCGCCAAGTGCCCGAGCCAGGGGAGCGCAGCCGGACCATGCCTCGCACCGTGCCTGGCTCTACCATGAAGATGGGCTCCCTGGAG CGAAAGAAATTACGGTATTCAGACCTGGACTTTGAG AAGGTGATGCACACCCGGAAACGGCATTCAGAACTCTACCACGAGCTCAACCAGAAGTTCCACACTTTTGACCGCTACCGCAGCCAGTCCACGGCCAAG GATAAGCCCAGCCCCGGGGAGCGCCCCAGCTTGTCCCAACATCGGCGCCATCAGAGCTGGAGCACCTTCAAATCTATGACACTGGGCTCGCTGCCCCCCAAGCCCCGAGAACGGCTGACTCTGCACCGGACAGCAGCCTGGGAGCCCACAGAACCACCGGATGGTGACTTCCAGACAGAGGTGTGA
- the ADGRB2 gene encoding adhesion G protein-coupled receptor B2 isoform X7 has translation MTPACPLLLSVILSLRLAAAFDPAPSACSALASGVLYGAFSLQDLFPTIASGCSWTLENPDPTKYSLYLRFNRQEQVCAHFAPRLLPLDHYLVNFTCLRPSPEEAVAQAESEVGRPEEEEAEAAAGLELCSGSGPFTFLHFDKNFVQLCLSAEPSEAPRLLAPAALAFRFVEVLLINNNNSSQFTCGVLCRWSEECGRAAGRACGFAQPGCSCPGEAGAGSATTTSPGPPAAHTLSNALVPGGPAPPAEADLHSGSSNDLFTTEMRYGEEPEEEPKVKTQWPRSADEPGLYMAQTVHGVWEEWGSWSLCSRSCGRGSRSRMRTCVPPQHGGKACEGPELQTKLCSMAACPVEGQWLEWGPWGPCSTSCANGTQQRSRKCSVAGPAWATCTGALTDTRECSNLECPATDSKWGPWNAWSLCSKTCDTGWQRRFRMCQATGTQGYPCEGTGEEVKPCSEKRCPAFHEMCRDEYVMLMTWKKAAAGEIIYNKCPPNASGSASRRCLLSAQGVAYWGLPSFARCISHEYRYLYLSLREHLAKGQRMLAGEGMSQVVRSLQELLARRTYYSGDLLFSVDILRNVTDTFKRATYVPSADDVQRFFQVVSFMVDAENKEKWDDAQQVSPGSVHLLRVVEDFIHLVGDALKAFQSSLIVTDNLVISIQREPVSAVSSDITFPMRGRRGMKDWVRHSEDRLFLPKEVLSLSSPGKPATSGAAGSPGRGRGPGTVPPGPGHSHQRLLPADPDESSYFVIGAVLYRTLGLILPPPRPPLAVTSRVMTVTVRPPTQPPAEPLITVELSYIINGTTDPHCASWDYSRADASSGDWDTENCQTLETQAAHTRCQCQHLSTFAVLAQPPKDLTLELAGSPSVPLVIGCAVSCMALLTLLAIYAAFWRFIKSERSIILLNFCLSILASNILILVGQSRVLSKGVCTMTAAFLHFFFLSSFCWVLTEAWQSYLAVIGRMRTRLVRKRFLCLGWGLPALVVAVSVGFTRTKGYGTSSYCWLSLEGGLLYAFVGPAAVIVLVNMLIGIIVFNKLMARDGISDKSKKQRAGSERCPWASLLLPCSACGAVPSPLLSSASARNAMASLWSSCVVLPLLALTWMSAVLAMTDRRSVLFQALFAVFNSAQGFVITAVHCFLRREVQDVVKCQMGVCRADESEDSPDSCKNGQLQILSDFEKDVDLACQTVLFKEVNTCNPSTITGTLSRLSLDEDEEPKSCLVGPEGSLSFSPLPGNILVPMAASPGLGEPPPPQEANPVYMCGEGGLRQLDLTWLRPTEPGSEGDYMVLPRRTLSLQPGGGGGGGEDAPRARPEGTPRRAAKTVAHTEGYPSFLSVDHSGLGLGPAYGSLQNPYGMTFQPPPPTPSARQVPEPGERSRTMPRTVPGSTMKMGSLERKKLRYSDLDFEKVMHTRKRHSELYHELNQKFHTFDRYRSQSTAKREKRWSVSSGGAAERSVCTDKPSPGERPSLSQHRRHQSWSTFKSMTLGSLPPKPRERLTLHRTAAWEPTEPPDGDFQTEV, from the exons ATGACCCCAGCCTGTCCCCTCTTACTGTCTGTGATTCTGTCCCTGCGCCTGGCCGCCGCCTTCGACCCCGCCCCCAGTGCCTGCTCTGCCCTGGCCTCGGGTGTGCTCTACGGGGCCTTCTCGCTGCAGGACCTCTTTCCTACCATCGCCTCGGGCTGCTCCTGGACCCTGGAGAACCCTGACCCCACCAAGTACTCCCTCTACCTGCGCTTCAACCGCCAGGAGCAGGTGTGCGCACACTTTGCCCCCCGCCTGCTGCCCCTGGACCACTACCTGGTCAACTTTACCTGCCTGCGGCCTAGCCCCGAGGAGGCAGTGGCCCAGGCGGAGTCAGAGGTGGGGCggccagaggaggaggaggcggaggcggcAGCGGGGTTGGAGCTGTGCAGCGGCTCGGGCCCCTTCACGTTCCTGCACTTCGACAAGAACTTTGTGCAGCTGTGCCTGTCGGCTGAGCCCTCCGAGGCCCCGCGCCTGCTGGCGCCTGCTGCCCTAGCCTTCCGCTTTGTCGAGGTCTTgctcatcaacaacaacaactccAGCCAGTTCACCTGTGGTGTGCTCTGCCGCTGGAGTGAGGAGTGTGGCCGCGCTGCCGGCAGGGCCTGCGGCTTTGCTCAGCCAGGCTGCAGCTGCCCTGGAGAGGCGGGGGCCGGTTCCGCCACCACCACATCTCCAGGCCCTCCTGCTGCCCACACCCTGTCCAATGCCCTGGTGCCCGGGGGCCCAGCCCCACCTGCTGAGGCCGATTTGCACTCGGGGAGCAGCAATGATCTATTCACAACCGAGATGAGATATG GTGAGGAGCCGGAAGAGGAACCGAAAGTGAAAACCCAGTGGCCGAGGTCTGCAGATGAGCCTGGGCTATACATGGCGCAGACAG TGCACGGCGTGTGGGAGGAGTGGGGGTCCTGGAGCCTGTGCTCCCGCAGCTGCGGGCGGGGGTCCCGGAGCCGGATGCGGACCTGCGTGCCCCCCCAGCACGGCGGCAAGGCCTGCGAGGGTCCTGAGCTGCAGACTAAGCTCTGCAGTATGGCTGCCTGCCCGG TGGAAGGCCAGTGGCTAGAATGGGGTCCCTGGGGCCCATGCTCCACGTCCTGTGCCAATGGGACCCAGCAGCGCAGCCGGAAGTGCAGTGTGGCgggcccagcctgggccacatgcacGGGTGCCCTCACTGACACCCGGGAGTGCAGCAACCTCGAGTGCCCGG CCACTGATAGCAAGTGGGGGCCATGGAATGCATGGAGCCTGTGCTCTAAGACGTGTGACACAGGCTGGCAGCGCCGCTTCCGCATGTGCCAGGCCACGGGCACGCAGGGCTACCCCTGCGAGGGCACCGGAGAGGAGGTGAAGCCTTGTAGTGAGAAGAGGTGTCCAG CCTTCCACGAGATGTGCAGGGATGAGTACGTGATGCTGATGACGTGGAAGAAGGCAGCTGCTGGTGAGATCATCTACAACAAGTGCCCCCCGAACGCCTCAG GGTCTGCCAGCCGCCGCTGTCTCCTCAGTGCCCAAGGCGTGGCGTACTGGGGGCTGCCCAGCTTTGCTCGCTGCATCTCCCATGAGTACCGCTACCTGTATCTGTCA CTTAGGGAGCACCTGGCCAAGGGGCAGCGCATGCTGGCGGGCGAGGGCATGTCACAGGTGGTGCGCAGCCTGCAGGAGCTACTGGCCCGGCGCACCTACTATAGTGGGGACCTGCTCTTCTCTGTGGACATTCTGAGGAATGTCACTGACACCTTTAAGAGGGCCACCTACGTGCCCTCAGCTGATGATGTGCAG CGCTTCTTCCAGGTGGTGAGCTTCATGGTGGATGCGGAAAACAAGGAGAAGTGGGACGATGCTCAGCAG GTGTCGCCTGGCTCTGTGCACCTGCTCCGTGTCGTGGAGGACTTCATTCACCTGGTGGGCGATGCTCTCAAGGCCTTCCAGAGCTCTCTGATTGTCACGGACAATCTAG TGATCAGCATTCAGCGAGAGCCCGTCTCAGCTGTGTCCAGCGACATCACGTTCCCCATGCGGGGCCGCCGGGGCATGAAGGACTGGGTGCGGCACTCAGAGGACCGCCTCTTCCTGCCCAAGGAGGTGCTCAGCCTCTCCTCCCCAGGGAAACCAGCCACATCGGGGGCAGCAGGCAgccctggcagggggaggggcccAGGAACGGTGCCCCCTGGCCCGGGCCACTCCCACCAGCGCCTCCTCCCAGCAGACCCCGATGAGTCCTCCTACTTTGTGATTGGTGCTGTGCTCTACCGCACCCTTGGCCTCATCCTGCCGCCCCCCAG GCCCCCACTGGCCGTCACATCGCGGGTGATGACAGTGACTGTGCGCCCCCCTACCCAGCCTCCAGCCGAGCCCCTCATCACTGTGGAGCTCTCCTACATCATCAAT GGCACCACGGATCCCCATTGCGCCAGCTGGGACTACTCCAGAGC AGATGCCAGCTCAGGAGACTGGGACACTGAAAATTGCCAGACCCTGGAGACCCAGGCAGCTCACACCCGCTGCCAGTGCCAGCACCTGTCCACCTTTGCTGTGCTGGCCCAGCCGCCCAAGGACCTG ACCCTGGAGCTGGCGGGCTCCCCCTCGGTCCCCCTGGTGATCGGCTGTGCGGTGTCATGCATGGCACTGCTCACCCTGCTCGCCATCTATGCCGCCTTTTGGAG GTTCATAAAATCTGAGCGCTCCATCATCTTGCTGAACTTTTGCCTCTCCATCTTGGCATCCAACATCCTGATCCTCGTGGGCCAGTCCCGGGTGCTGAGCAAG GGCGTGTGCACCATGACGGCTGCCTTCCTgcacttcttctttctctcctccttttgCTGGGTGCTTACCGAGGCCTGGCAGTCCTACCTGGCTGTCATTGGGCGGATGCGCACCCGCCTCGTTCGCAAGCGCTTCCTCTGCCTGGGCTGGG GTCTGCCTGCCCTGGTGGTGGCCGTGTCTGTTGGCTTTACCCGAACCAAAGGATACGGTACATCCAGCTA CTGCTGGCTCTCCCTGGAGGGCGGCCTGCTCTACGCCTTTGTGGGCCCTGCAGCCGTCATTGTCCTG GTGAACATGCTCATCGGAATCATCGTCTTCAACAAGCTCATGGCACGTGATGGCATCTCCGACAAATCCAAGAAGCAGAGGGCCGG GTCGGAGCGGTGCCCCTGGGCCAGCCTGCTCCTCCCCTGCTCAGCGTGTGGAGCGGTCCCCAGCCCCCTGCTCAGCTCAGCCTCGGCCAGGAACGCCAT GGCCTCACTTTGGAGCTCCTGCGTGGTGCTGCCCCTGCTGGCGCTCACCTGGATGTCTGCCGTCCTGGCTATGACAGACCGTCGTTCCGTCCTCTTCCAGGCCCTCTTTGCTGTCTTCAACTCTGCGCAGGGCTTTGTCATCACTGCTGTGCACTGCTTCCTGCGCCGAGAG GTCCAGGATGTGGTGAAGTGCCAGATGGGGGTGTGCCGGGCTGATGAGAGCGAAGACTCCCCTGACTCATGTAAGAACGGGCAGCTGCAGATCCTG TCAGACTTTGAAAAGGATGTGGATCTGGCTTGTCAAACAG TTCTGTTCAAGGAGGTCAACACTTGCAACCCGTCCACCATCACGGGCACACTGTCCCGCCTGTCCCTGGATGAGGATGAGGAGCCCAAGTCCTGCCTCGTGGGCCCTGAGGGCAGCCTCAGCTTCTCACCACTGCCTGGGAATATCCTGGTGCCCATGGCAGCCTCACCAGGGCTGGGGGAGCCGCCGCCCCCGCAGGAGGCCAACcctgtgtacatgtgtggggAGGGCGGCCTGCGGCAGCTGGACCTCACATGGCTGCGGCCCACTGAGCCGGGCTCTGAGGGCGACTACATGGTGCTGCCTCGGCGGACTTTGAGCCTGCAGCCTGGCGGTGGGGGTGGAGGCGGTGAGGATGCCCCCAGGGCTCGGCCGGAGGGGACCCCCCGGCGGGCTGCCAAGACAGTGGCCCACACTGAAGGCTACCCCAGCTTCCTGTCCGTGGACCACTCGGGCCTGGGGCTGGGCCCTGCCTATGGGTCTCTCCAGAATCCCTATGGAATGACCTTCCAACCGCCACCACCGACACCCAGCGCCCGCCAAGTGCCCGAGCCAGGGGAGCGCAGCCGGACCATGCCTCGCACCGTGCCTGGCTCTACCATGAAGATGGGCTCCCTGGAG CGAAAGAAATTACGGTATTCAGACCTGGACTTTGAG AAGGTGATGCACACCCGGAAACGGCATTCAGAACTCTACCACGAGCTCAACCAGAAGTTCCACACTTTTGACCGCTACCGCAGCCAGTCCACGGCCAAG AGGGAGAAGCGGTGGAGTGTGTCCTCGGGTGGGGCGGCCGAGCGGAGCGTGTGCACC GATAAGCCCAGCCCCGGGGAGCGCCCCAGCTTGTCCCAACATCGGCGCCATCAGAGCTGGAGCACCTTCAAATCTATGACACTGGGCTCGCTGCCCCCCAAGCCCCGAGAACGGCTGACTCTGCACCGGACAGCAGCCTGGGAGCCCACAGAACCACCGGATGGTGACTTCCAGACAGAGGTGTGA